One stretch of Juglans microcarpa x Juglans regia isolate MS1-56 chromosome 3D, Jm3101_v1.0, whole genome shotgun sequence DNA includes these proteins:
- the LOC121254346 gene encoding ras-related protein RABA2a-like, which produces MARRADEEYDYLFKVVLIGDSGVGKSNLLSRFTRNEFCLESKSTIGVEFATRTLQVEGRTVKAQIWDTAGQERYRAITSAYYRGALGALLVYDVTKPTTFENVSRWLKELRDHADSNIVIMLIGNKTDLKHLRAVATEDAQGYAEKEGLSFIETSALEATNVEKAFQKILGEIYRIISKKSLSSGETAPANINEGKTIEVGGSEATTKKPCCSSS; this is translated from the exons ATGGCGAGGAGAGCGGACGAGGAATACGATTATTTGTTCAAGGTGGTACTAATCGGCGATTCAGGTGTAGGGAAATCCAACCTCCTCTCCCGATTCACCCGCAACGAGTTCTGCTTGGAGTCCAAGTCTACCATTGGCGTCGAATTCGCCACCCGTACTCTCCAg GTTGAGGGAAGAACTGTGAAAGCTCAGATATGGGATACAGCTGGCCAGGAGCGATACCGGGCAATAACAAGTGCCTACTATAGGGGTGCCCTTGGAGCACTTCTTGTGTATGATGTTACAAAACCAACAACATTTGAAAATGTGAGCCGATGGCTGAAGGAACTGAGAGACCATGCAGACTCCAACATTGTCATCATGCTAATCGGCAACAAGACTGATCTGAAGCATCTCCGAGCAGTTGCGACAGAGGATGCTCAGGGTTATGCTGAAAAAGAAGGCCTTTCATTCATTGAGACATCTGCTCTTGAAGCAACAAATGTCGAGAAGGCTTTCCAGAAAATTCTCGGTGAGATATACAGGATAATTAGTAAGAAATCGCTTTCTTCAGGGGAGACGGCACCTGCCAACATTAATGAAGGGAAGACTATTGAAGTTGGGGGATCAGAGGCCACTACCAAGAAGCCTTGCTGCTCTTCATCCTGA
- the LOC121254343 gene encoding elongation factor 1-gamma-like: MALILHAGKTNKNAYKTLIAAEYTGVEVELVPGFEMGVSNKTPEFLKMNPIGKVPVLETPDGPIFESNAIARYVTRLKADNPLYGSSHIDYGHIEQWIDFASLEIDTNLVYWFRPRMGHVVHLPPAEEAAISALKRALGALNTHLASNTYLVGHSVTLADIVMICNLYLGFTRLMTKSFTSEFPHVERYFWTLVHQPNFKKILGEVKQTESVPPVPSAKKPSHPKESAKAKPKDEPKKEAKKEEPATPKPEAGEEEASKPKPKNPLDLLPPSKMILDEWKRLYSNTKTNFREVAIKGFWDMYDPEGYSLWFCDYKYDDENTVSFVTLNKVGGFLQRMDLARKYAFGKMLVIGSEPPFKVKGLWLFRGREIPQFVLNECYDMELYDWRKVDLTDEAQKERVNQMIEDYEPFEGEPLLDAKCFK, encoded by the exons ATGGCTCTG ATCTTGCATGCTgggaagacaaacaaaaatgctTACAAGACACTCATTGCTGCGGAGTACACTGGTGTGGAAGTGGAACTAGTCCCAGGTTTCGAGATGGGTGTCTCTAATAAAACTCCTGAATTCCTCAAGATGAACCCTATTGGGAAG GTTCCTGTGTTGGAAACACCTGATGGTCCCATATTTGAGAGCAATGCTATAGCACGTTATG TTACTCGCCTGAAGGCTGACAATCCTCTATATGGTTCTTCCCATATTGATTAC GGCCATATAGAGCAGTGGATTGATTTTGCATCATTGGAAATTGACACTAATCTCGTGTATTGGTTTAGACCTAGAATGGGACATGTTGTACACCTTCCTCCG GCCGAGGAAGCTGCAATTTCTGCACTGAAGAGAGCACTTGGTGCTCTAAACACTCATCTTGCTTCCAACACATACCTCGTTGGGCATTCTGTTACCCTGGCCGATATTGTTATGATATGCAACTTATACCTTGGGTTCACCCGGCTCATGACTAAGAGCTTTACGTCTGAGTTCCCTCATGTGGAGAGATACTTCTGGACCTTGGTTCATCAACCAAATTTCAAGAAGATTCTGGGTGAGGTGAAGCAGACCGAGTCTGTTCCACCTGTTCCATCGGCAAAGAAACCTTCTCATCCAAAGGAATCAGCTAAAGCAAAGCCCAAGGATGAACCCAAGAAAGAAGCCAAAAAGGAGGAGCCGGCAACGCCCAAACCAGAAGCTGGTGAGGAGGAGGCCTCAAAGCCCAAGCCTAAGAACCCACTAGATCTGCTGCCCCCAAGTAAGATGATCCTGGATGAGTGGAAGAGGctttactcaaacacaaaaaccaatttCCGTGAGGTTGCTATTAAAG GGTTCTGGGACATGTACGATCCTGAGGGATACTCTCTGTGGTTCTGTGATTACAAGTACGATGATGAAAACACTGTTTCCTTTGTAACACTGAATAAGGTCGGGGGATTTCTTCAGAGGATGGATCTAGCTCGCAAATATGCTTTTGGGAAGATGCTAGTGATAGGTTCAGAGCCACCATTCAAGGTGAAGGGGCTGTGGCTTTTCCGTGGGCGAGAAATTCCGCAATTTGTGCTTAATGAGTGCTATGACATGGAGCTCTACGATTGGAGGAAGGTGGATCTCACAGATGAAGCCCAAAAGGAGCGTGTCAATCAGATGATTGAAGATTACGAGCCTTTCGAGGGAGAGCCTCTTCTGGATGCCAAGTGCTTCAAGTGA
- the LOC121254348 gene encoding uncharacterized protein LOC121254348: MSHRILKDGTKAETHVTSSISTGSTVLIVFLVLVVLVVIFLFLFKFWQKKKREEQYARLLKLFEEDDELELELGLRD, translated from the coding sequence ATGAGTCACCGAATACTGAAAGATGGTACGAAGGCTGAGACTCATGTCACTTCCAGTATCAGCACTGGATCTACTGTGCTAATCGTATTCCTTGTCCTTGTGGTCCTCGTGGTGATCTTTTTGTTCCTTTTCAAGTTctggcaaaagaagaaaagagaggagcAGTATGCCCGTCTTTTGAAGTTGtttgaagaggatgatgagCTTGAACTTGAACTTGGTCTTCGGGATTGA
- the LOC121254347 gene encoding KH domain-containing protein At1g09660/At1g09670: protein MGDRIPHGSYFQYPPPGVPSPIRSSSLPSDRGRYLAELLAEKQKLGPFLQVLPLCSRLLNQEIRRVSGFNQSLVDHERLEHESPLRSLGQPPNGRTMDLEGWPAMQVEENGHSQRMAPFQTPPMGWPGLQGVPATPIVKRVIRLDVPVEKYPSYNFVGRILGPRGNSLKRVEAMTECRVYIRGRGSVKDSVKEEKLKDKPGYEHLNEPLHVLVEAEFPEDIINARLDYAVTILESLLKPVDESLDHYKKHQLRELAMLNGTLREESPSMSPSMSPSMSPFNSTGMKRAKTGR, encoded by the exons ATGGGAGATAGAATCCCACATGGGAGTTACTTCCAGTATCCTCCTCCTGGAGTCCCTTCTCCCATCAGGTCTTCTTCCCTCCCTTCAGATCGAGGCAG ATACTTGGCTGAATTACTGGCGGAGAAGCAAAAGTTGGGACCATTTTTACAAGTTCTTCCCCTGTGTAGCAGACTTCTAAATCAAG AAATCAGACGGGTTTCCGGCTTCAATCAAAGTCTTGTAGATCATGAAAGACTTGAGCATGAGAGCCCACTCAGGTCGTTAGGTCAGCCCCCTAATGGTAGAACAATGGATTTAGAAGGATGGCCAGCAATGCAAGTGGAG GAAAATGGACATAGTCAAAGAATGGCCCCATTTCAAACTCCTCCAATGGGTTGGCCTGGGTTGCAGGGAGTTCCAGCCACTCCTATCGTGAAGAGAGTTATTAGACTTGATGTTCCCGTGGAAAAATATCCAAGT TATAATTTTGTTGGCCGAATTCTGGGACCGCGTGGAAACTCACTGAAAAGAGTTGAAGCCATGACAGAATGCAGGGTGTACATAAGAGGAAGGGGCTCTGTTAAGGATTCTGTAAAG GAAGAGAAACTGAAGGATAAACCAGGATACGAGCACCTTAACGAGCCACTGCATGTGTTGGTTGAGGCGGAATTTCCAGAGGATATTATAAATGCCCGCTTGGATTATGCAGTGACAATACTAGAAAGCCTTTTGAAGCCTGTG gaTGAATCATTGGATCACTATAAGAAGCATCAACTAAGGGAACTGGCCATGCTGAATGGCACACTAAGGGAAGAAAGTCCCAGCATGAGCCCAAGCATGAGCCCAAGCATGTCTCCCTTCAACAGTACAGGAATGAAAAGAGCCAAGACAGGAAGATAA
- the LOC121254351 gene encoding regulator of nonsense transcripts UPF3-like isoform X1, protein MFSVGFEMKGSSDRTKVVLRHLPPAISQETLMDQIDAFADRYHWVTFRPGKPGTQHQSYSRAYLDFKKPEDVIEFADFFDGHLFVNEKGIQFKTIVEYAPSQRVPKQWSKKDGREGTILKDTEYLEFLEFLAKPVENLPSAEIQLERREAERGGVLKDAPVVTPLMDFVRQKRAAKGGSRRSLSNGKMSRRAARSLTGSPSSSSSKRGSARIRMSSTMYVLRDAAKNMSVKDKSTYILVPKRDDEQLSDKAVTLVPAAGTELLAEESGISGTNESGKKKLLLKGKEREISHVSGSLSQQQGLTSSAGNTIGSAALKQNQQRQGGGRIVRRILLNKDSRQNQSFLGLSEQQIQTSNLEKDKRPPRPPHVQSVSKDTIPTPDDKVVGKDLHRFFKERQEKHSRNKDKPDRGVWTSLRRLDGSNVNDESLVSSASQLSLSPADSSEGSHGDVMIDMPNARSGGVKSLVTGRTSHSSLENGSHKHFGRRGPAHGVKDVDGSSTMSEGKLSRKGTSYNSHEKQVWIQKQSSGS, encoded by the exons ATGTTTTCAGTCGGGTTTGAAATGAAGGGCTCGTCGGATCGGACAAAGGTGGTGCTGCGGCACTTGCCGCCGGCGATTTCTCAGGAAACGCTAATGGACCAAATCGACGCTTTCGCTGATCGCTACCACTGGGTCACTTTCCGTCCGGGGAAACCAGG CACGCAACATCAATCCTATTCTAGAGCCTACCTTGACTTCAAGAAACCTGAGGATGTTATTGAGTTCGCTGATTTCTTTGATGGGCACTTGTTTGTTAACGAGAAGG GCattcaatttaaaactattgttgAGTATGCTCCTTCTCAACGTGTTCCAAAACAGTGGTCTAAAAAAGATGGACGTGAAGGAACAATACTAAAAG ATACCGAGTATCTGGagtttcttgaatttcttgcaAAGCCTGTCGAAAATCTTCCCAGTGCAGAGATACAATTAGAGAGAAGAGAAGCAGAACGTGGTG GTGTTTTAAAAGATGCTCCTGTGGTTACACCATTAATGGACTTTGTTCGGCAGAAAAGAGCTGCTAAGGGTGGTTCTCGG CGATCGTTGTCTAATGGGAAAATGAGCAGAAGAGCTGCTAGATCATTGACAGGAAGTCCCAGTTCATCCTCATCAAAACGAGGTTCTGCAAGGATAAGGATGTCCTCCACAATG TATGTTTTGAGGGATGCTGCAAAGAACATGAGTGTCAAAGACAAGTCAACATACATTTTGGTTCCAAAGCGAGATGATGAGCAGCTTTCTGATAAGGCTGTTACTTTGGTTCCTGCAGCTGGAACTGAATTATTGGCGGAGGAAAGTG GAATTTCTGGGACTAATGAATCTGGGAAAAAGAAACTCCTTCtgaaagggaaagagagagagatttcacaT GTGTCTGGCAGCTTGTCACAGCAGCAAGGTTTAACATCTTCAGCTGGGAACACAATCGGTTCAGCTGCTCTCAAGCAGAACCAGCAACGCCAAGGTGGTGGAAGGATAGTCAGAAGAATACTTTTAAACAAGGATTCACGTCAAAATCAGTCTTTTTTGGGCTTGTCTGAGCAGCAAATCCAgacttcaaatttagaaaaagacAAGCGACCTCCTCGTCCCCCACATGTGCAATCGGTTTCGAAGGATACAATTCCAACTCCCGATGATAAGGTTGTTGGTAAAGACTTGCACAGGTTTTTTAAGGAGAGGCAGGAAAAACATTCAAGAAATAAGGATAAGCCTGATCGTGGCGTATGGACTTCTCTTCGTCGTTTAGATGGATCTAATGTCAATGATGAATCTTTGGTATCCTCTGCTTCTCAACTTTCACTGTCACCGGCAGATTCTTCTGAAG GATCTCATGGAGATGTGATGATTGACATGCCAAATGCTAGGAGTGGGGGAGTTAAAAGCCTTGTAACTGGACGCACTAGTCATTCTTCTTTAGAAAATG
- the LOC121254351 gene encoding regulator of nonsense transcripts UPF3-like isoform X2 — MKGSSDRTKVVLRHLPPAISQETLMDQIDAFADRYHWVTFRPGKPGTQHQSYSRAYLDFKKPEDVIEFADFFDGHLFVNEKGIQFKTIVEYAPSQRVPKQWSKKDGREGTILKDTEYLEFLEFLAKPVENLPSAEIQLERREAERGGVLKDAPVVTPLMDFVRQKRAAKGGSRRSLSNGKMSRRAARSLTGSPSSSSSKRGSARIRMSSTMYVLRDAAKNMSVKDKSTYILVPKRDDEQLSDKAVTLVPAAGTELLAEESGISGTNESGKKKLLLKGKEREISHVSGSLSQQQGLTSSAGNTIGSAALKQNQQRQGGGRIVRRILLNKDSRQNQSFLGLSEQQIQTSNLEKDKRPPRPPHVQSVSKDTIPTPDDKVVGKDLHRFFKERQEKHSRNKDKPDRGVWTSLRRLDGSNVNDESLVSSASQLSLSPADSSEGSHGDVMIDMPNARSGGVKSLVTGRTSHSSLENGSHKHFGRRGPAHGVKDVDGSSTMSEGKLSRKGTSYNSHEKQVWIQKQSSGS, encoded by the exons ATGAAGGGCTCGTCGGATCGGACAAAGGTGGTGCTGCGGCACTTGCCGCCGGCGATTTCTCAGGAAACGCTAATGGACCAAATCGACGCTTTCGCTGATCGCTACCACTGGGTCACTTTCCGTCCGGGGAAACCAGG CACGCAACATCAATCCTATTCTAGAGCCTACCTTGACTTCAAGAAACCTGAGGATGTTATTGAGTTCGCTGATTTCTTTGATGGGCACTTGTTTGTTAACGAGAAGG GCattcaatttaaaactattgttgAGTATGCTCCTTCTCAACGTGTTCCAAAACAGTGGTCTAAAAAAGATGGACGTGAAGGAACAATACTAAAAG ATACCGAGTATCTGGagtttcttgaatttcttgcaAAGCCTGTCGAAAATCTTCCCAGTGCAGAGATACAATTAGAGAGAAGAGAAGCAGAACGTGGTG GTGTTTTAAAAGATGCTCCTGTGGTTACACCATTAATGGACTTTGTTCGGCAGAAAAGAGCTGCTAAGGGTGGTTCTCGG CGATCGTTGTCTAATGGGAAAATGAGCAGAAGAGCTGCTAGATCATTGACAGGAAGTCCCAGTTCATCCTCATCAAAACGAGGTTCTGCAAGGATAAGGATGTCCTCCACAATG TATGTTTTGAGGGATGCTGCAAAGAACATGAGTGTCAAAGACAAGTCAACATACATTTTGGTTCCAAAGCGAGATGATGAGCAGCTTTCTGATAAGGCTGTTACTTTGGTTCCTGCAGCTGGAACTGAATTATTGGCGGAGGAAAGTG GAATTTCTGGGACTAATGAATCTGGGAAAAAGAAACTCCTTCtgaaagggaaagagagagagatttcacaT GTGTCTGGCAGCTTGTCACAGCAGCAAGGTTTAACATCTTCAGCTGGGAACACAATCGGTTCAGCTGCTCTCAAGCAGAACCAGCAACGCCAAGGTGGTGGAAGGATAGTCAGAAGAATACTTTTAAACAAGGATTCACGTCAAAATCAGTCTTTTTTGGGCTTGTCTGAGCAGCAAATCCAgacttcaaatttagaaaaagacAAGCGACCTCCTCGTCCCCCACATGTGCAATCGGTTTCGAAGGATACAATTCCAACTCCCGATGATAAGGTTGTTGGTAAAGACTTGCACAGGTTTTTTAAGGAGAGGCAGGAAAAACATTCAAGAAATAAGGATAAGCCTGATCGTGGCGTATGGACTTCTCTTCGTCGTTTAGATGGATCTAATGTCAATGATGAATCTTTGGTATCCTCTGCTTCTCAACTTTCACTGTCACCGGCAGATTCTTCTGAAG GATCTCATGGAGATGTGATGATTGACATGCCAAATGCTAGGAGTGGGGGAGTTAAAAGCCTTGTAACTGGACGCACTAGTCATTCTTCTTTAGAAAATG